Proteins from a genomic interval of Chryseobacterium indologenes:
- a CDS encoding PQQ-dependent sugar dehydrogenase — protein sequence MKISKFYVPLISVFLMLSSCKENQISAQQTGNDGSVETERPNSEYQPAFKGQTRIKAVKTKTSYAVEILNKDLGKPWGIINLPDGSFLITDKRGYMNVVSKDGKQVSKIEGFPKVDSKGQGGMLDVALDPDFKTNNVIYFSFSEPFGKGNLTSVGKGKLSTDLKKISDIKVIFRAEPSYDGDKHYGSRLAFDKDGNLFVSTGERSDKVTRAYAQKTDNYLGKILKITKEGQPAPGNPFIGKEGYKPEIYAYGVRNPQGLAIDPNGNIWDVEMGPRGGDEINLIEPGKNYGWGDVTYGIEYSGDKVGQGITRKEGTVQPVYYWDPVISPSGITFYTGNIEEWKGNLIIGCLSGEHIDRIVMKDNKVVGEERLLADQKERFRDVLNGSDGNLYAVTDSGKLYRISKK from the coding sequence ATGAAAATCAGTAAATTTTATGTTCCATTAATCAGTGTTTTTCTTATGCTGTCTTCGTGTAAGGAGAATCAGATCAGTGCACAACAAACCGGAAATGACGGAAGTGTGGAAACTGAAAGACCCAATTCTGAGTATCAACCTGCATTCAAGGGCCAGACAAGGATCAAAGCAGTGAAAACAAAGACTTCTTATGCTGTGGAAATTCTGAATAAAGACCTTGGGAAGCCATGGGGAATTATCAATTTACCGGACGGAAGTTTTCTCATTACGGATAAAAGAGGTTATATGAATGTGGTTTCAAAGGATGGAAAACAGGTTTCAAAAATAGAAGGGTTTCCAAAAGTGGACTCTAAAGGGCAGGGCGGAATGCTGGATGTGGCTCTTGATCCTGATTTTAAAACTAATAATGTGATCTATTTTAGCTTTTCAGAACCTTTCGGAAAAGGAAATCTTACTTCTGTAGGTAAAGGTAAGCTATCTACGGATCTTAAAAAGATATCAGATATTAAGGTTATTTTTCGTGCAGAACCTTCTTATGACGGCGATAAGCATTATGGAAGCCGACTGGCTTTTGATAAAGACGGGAATTTATTTGTGAGTACGGGAGAACGGTCTGATAAAGTAACCAGGGCTTATGCTCAAAAAACAGATAATTACTTAGGGAAGATCTTAAAAATTACAAAAGAAGGTCAACCTGCTCCCGGAAATCCATTTATCGGAAAAGAAGGCTACAAACCTGAAATCTATGCCTATGGGGTAAGAAATCCGCAAGGGCTTGCCATAGATCCAAACGGAAATATCTGGGATGTGGAAATGGGACCAAGAGGAGGTGATGAAATTAATCTTATTGAACCCGGGAAAAATTATGGCTGGGGCGACGTCACCTATGGTATTGAATATTCCGGAGATAAAGTGGGGCAGGGCATTACCCGGAAAGAAGGTACCGTACAGCCCGTTTATTATTGGGATCCGGTTATTTCTCCCAGCGGAATCACTTTCTACACCGGAAATATTGAGGAATGGAAAGGAAACCTGATCATTGGATGTCTGAGTGGTGAGCATATTGACAGAATTGTAATGAAAGATAATAAAGTAGTAGGAGAAGAGCGTCTTCTTGCAGATCAGAAAGAGCGTTTCAGAGATGTACTGAACGGAAGCGACGGTAATCTTTATGCGGTCACCGATAGCGGGAAACTGTATAGGATTTCAAAAAAATGA
- the uvrB gene encoding excinuclease ABC subunit UvrB — protein sequence MNFKLQSEYKPTGDQPQAIEKLTEGIEIGEKYQTLLGVTGSGKTFTVANVVQNVQRPTLVLAHNKTLAAQLFMEFKEFFPENAVEYFVSYYDYYQPEAYIATTGTYIEKDLSINEEVEKLRLSATASLLSGRRDVLIVASVSCIYGIGNPTEFHKSLISIAIGEKVTRTALLHSLVNALYARTLNEFQRGTFRVKGDVIDVFPAYADNAIRIQFFGDEIEKIQSFNPVSGNVEANFDQIQIYPANLFVTSKETLNGAIREIQDDMVKQVDFFNSIEKPLEAKRLQERTELDLEMIKELGYCSGIENYSRYLDGRLPGTRPFCLIDYFPKDFLMVIDESHVTVPQVHAMYGGDRSRKESLVEFGFRLPAAMDNRPLKFEEFEAMQNQVIYVSATPADYELEKTGGAYIEQIIRPTGLLDPIIEVRPSLNQIDDLMEEIQKRADADERVLVTTLTKKMAEELTKYFTKFGIRTRYIHSDVETLERIQIMQDLRLGLFDVLIGVNLLREGLDLPEVSLVAILDADKEGMLRSRRSMIQTVGRAARNINGKAIMYADKITKSMQATLDETEYRRAKQMQYNEDNGLVPKALNKKISENLVGRSKDFPDEKYTQKEILQKVAEVKATYASEDVEKIIEQKQKEMEAAAKNLDFIKAAKLRDEIAALKN from the coding sequence ATGAATTTTAAGCTTCAATCTGAATATAAACCTACCGGAGATCAACCTCAAGCCATCGAAAAACTGACCGAAGGAATAGAGATTGGTGAGAAATACCAGACTTTGCTTGGGGTAACGGGTTCCGGAAAAACATTTACCGTGGCTAATGTTGTACAAAATGTTCAACGACCAACTTTGGTTTTAGCCCACAACAAAACTTTAGCGGCCCAGCTTTTTATGGAATTTAAAGAATTCTTTCCTGAAAATGCTGTGGAATATTTTGTCAGTTATTATGATTACTATCAACCCGAAGCCTATATCGCAACAACGGGAACTTATATTGAAAAGGACCTGAGCATTAATGAAGAGGTTGAGAAGCTGCGTCTTTCCGCAACGGCAAGCCTTCTTTCCGGAAGAAGGGACGTTTTGATTGTGGCTTCTGTTTCCTGCATTTATGGTATCGGAAACCCCACAGAATTTCACAAATCATTAATTTCAATAGCAATTGGAGAGAAAGTCACCAGAACAGCACTCCTGCACTCTTTAGTAAATGCACTCTATGCCAGAACACTCAATGAATTCCAAAGAGGAACATTCCGTGTAAAAGGAGATGTGATTGATGTTTTTCCCGCCTACGCAGATAACGCGATAAGAATTCAGTTTTTTGGAGATGAAATTGAAAAAATACAAAGCTTTAATCCCGTAAGTGGGAATGTGGAAGCCAATTTTGACCAGATCCAGATTTATCCTGCCAACCTGTTTGTCACCTCAAAAGAAACCCTTAATGGTGCTATCCGAGAGATCCAGGACGATATGGTAAAGCAGGTAGATTTCTTTAACTCCATTGAAAAGCCTTTGGAAGCCAAAAGACTTCAGGAAAGGACAGAACTCGATCTGGAAATGATCAAAGAATTAGGATATTGCTCCGGAATTGAGAACTATTCAAGATACCTTGACGGCAGACTGCCTGGAACAAGACCTTTCTGTCTGATAGATTACTTCCCAAAAGATTTTTTGATGGTGATCGATGAAAGCCACGTGACAGTTCCTCAGGTGCATGCCATGTATGGTGGTGACCGTAGTAGAAAGGAATCATTGGTAGAATTCGGATTCAGATTGCCGGCTGCAATGGATAACAGACCTTTAAAGTTTGAAGAGTTTGAAGCCATGCAGAACCAGGTAATTTATGTTTCCGCAACTCCGGCAGATTATGAGCTGGAAAAAACAGGAGGTGCTTATATTGAGCAAATCATCAGGCCGACAGGGCTTTTAGATCCAATTATTGAGGTAAGGCCGAGCTTAAATCAGATTGATGATTTAATGGAAGAAATCCAAAAGAGAGCTGATGCTGACGAAAGGGTTCTGGTAACGACCTTAACGAAGAAAATGGCGGAAGAACTTACCAAATATTTTACAAAATTCGGGATCAGAACAAGATATATTCACTCTGATGTTGAAACGCTTGAACGCATTCAGATTATGCAGGACTTGCGTTTAGGCCTTTTTGACGTTTTAATCGGAGTAAATCTATTGAGGGAAGGTCTGGATTTACCGGAAGTTTCACTGGTTGCTATTTTAGATGCTGACAAGGAAGGGATGCTAAGAAGCAGAAGATCAATGATCCAGACGGTAGGGCGTGCGGCCAGAAATATCAACGGAAAGGCCATCATGTATGCGGATAAGATCACCAAATCTATGCAGGCAACATTAGATGAAACTGAATACCGCCGTGCAAAACAGATGCAGTACAATGAGGATAACGGCCTGGTACCAAAGGCTCTTAACAAAAAGATTTCTGAAAATCTGGTGGGAAGAAGCAAAGACTTCCCAGATGAAAAATATACCCAGAAAGAGATCTTACAGAAGGTTGCCGAAGTTAAGGCCACCTATGCCAGCGAAGATGTCGAAAAAATAATTGAACAAAAGCAGAAAGAGATGGAAGCAGCAGCCAAGAATCTTGATTTTATCAAAGCTGCTAAACTAAGGGATGAAATTGCTGCCCTGAAGAATTAA
- a CDS encoding DUF3820 family protein codes for MEGLNTEILKEICIMKMPFGKYEGTILADLPVSYLEWFNRTGMPKGKLGMQLSTVYEIKLNGLMDLLIPIRASVKTGK; via the coding sequence GTGGAAGGACTCAATACAGAAATATTAAAGGAAATCTGCATTATGAAAATGCCTTTTGGAAAATATGAAGGTACCATTCTTGCCGATCTTCCGGTAAGTTACCTTGAATGGTTTAACCGGACAGGAATGCCTAAAGGAAAATTGGGAATGCAGCTGTCAACAGTGTATGAAATAAAGCTGAACGGATTGATGGATCTGCTGATACCGATCAGAGCATCGGTAAAAACTGGGAAATAA
- a CDS encoding AI-2E family transporter, whose protein sequence is MDKEKQISSVAIKQILLLAIILVLAGLICFNLALFIPSVLGAITIYVVCRKYNFYLQEEKKWKPSLAAFLLMFASLIVLILPIYFIADLLIDKLGNAQAYMTKFNVFLDKIHSYIYSKVGFDILSAENMNKLKNFVGKFSTSALSGTFNTLTVIMSMYFILYFMLEKPRLFEKILTSSAPLKRSNVSLIGDKMRKLIMANAIGIPVVAIGQGIVSLIGYLIFGAPGPVLLFALTAASSVIPVVGTAIVYVPVCIFMIAEGNTGPGLGLAAYCVVVVGLTDNLLRFTLLKKLENIHPLNTVFGIIMGMNLFGFMGLIFGPILISLTLLLIQVYRNEFADENAPPDLELPNGNDPENKLI, encoded by the coding sequence ATGGACAAGGAAAAACAGATCAGTAGTGTAGCCATTAAACAGATATTATTGCTGGCCATTATTTTGGTGCTGGCCGGGTTGATCTGTTTTAACCTTGCATTGTTTATCCCTTCTGTTTTGGGGGCAATAACGATCTATGTCGTTTGTAGAAAGTATAATTTTTATCTTCAGGAAGAAAAAAAATGGAAACCATCACTGGCCGCTTTTCTTTTAATGTTTGCCAGCCTTATTGTACTGATTTTACCGATTTACTTCATCGCTGACCTGCTTATTGATAAACTCGGGAATGCACAGGCCTACATGACAAAATTCAATGTATTTTTAGACAAAATACATTCCTATATTTATTCCAAAGTTGGTTTTGATATTCTCAGTGCAGAAAATATGAACAAGCTGAAGAATTTTGTAGGTAAGTTTTCTACGTCAGCATTGAGTGGCACTTTCAATACCCTTACAGTGATCATGTCGATGTACTTTATCTTGTATTTCATGTTGGAAAAACCAAGGCTATTTGAGAAGATTCTTACCTCTTCCGCACCACTGAAGAGATCAAATGTATCTTTGATCGGCGATAAAATGAGAAAGCTGATCATGGCGAATGCAATAGGGATACCTGTGGTAGCTATAGGTCAGGGTATTGTATCTCTGATAGGATATCTTATATTCGGGGCTCCGGGGCCTGTACTGCTTTTTGCCCTTACAGCAGCGTCGTCTGTCATTCCGGTTGTAGGAACAGCAATAGTCTATGTTCCGGTTTGTATTTTTATGATTGCTGAGGGAAATACCGGTCCGGGATTAGGTCTGGCGGCTTACTGTGTTGTTGTCGTAGGTCTTACGGATAATTTACTTCGCTTTACCCTGCTGAAGAAACTGGAGAATATTCACCCGCTCAATACTGTATTTGGTATTATTATGGGGATGAATTTATTTGGATTTATGGGCCTTATTTTTGGTCCTATCTTAATTTCACTTACCTTACTCCTGATACAGGTATACCGGAATGAATTTGCAGACGAAAATGCACCTCCTGATCTTGAATTACCCAATGGTAACGATCCGGAAAATAAACTGATTTAA
- a CDS encoding beta-carotene 15,15'-monooxygenase — translation MSEFNEFDQQGSVPNRDTGSIISHAFEMYKGVFGYGIVAMIIYLIGGVVIQSVTGFNSANMLEEMKSSGGDFNYWNAPGFSLYMGASSLFGLLLAPLYVGLIYMVNKYNTKNPVEFSDLFIGYRQNFVNILIYSFLSGLISTVAAALCFFPVIFVYPFLLIGYPILLFENASATEALSKSFNIAKENYGVFLLTGFLGALISLAGVILCGIGIILTAPFMMVVMYSTYCAFLGKPRQIMYNK, via the coding sequence ATGTCTGAATTTAACGAATTTGACCAGCAGGGTTCTGTTCCCAATAGAGATACGGGATCAATTATTTCGCACGCCTTTGAAATGTACAAAGGAGTTTTTGGCTACGGTATCGTGGCGATGATCATTTATCTGATAGGAGGTGTTGTGATCCAGAGTGTTACAGGATTTAATTCTGCAAATATGTTGGAAGAGATGAAATCTTCAGGTGGAGATTTTAATTACTGGAATGCTCCGGGGTTCTCTTTGTATATGGGTGCTTCCAGCCTTTTCGGACTTTTATTGGCTCCTCTGTATGTAGGATTGATCTATATGGTTAATAAGTATAACACGAAAAATCCGGTTGAGTTTTCCGATCTTTTTATTGGATATCGTCAGAATTTTGTGAATATTCTGATATATAGCTTCCTCTCCGGGCTTATCTCTACTGTGGCAGCAGCATTGTGCTTTTTCCCGGTTATTTTTGTATATCCGTTTCTTTTAATAGGATACCCGATTCTACTGTTTGAAAACGCTTCAGCTACAGAGGCATTAAGCAAGTCTTTCAATATTGCAAAAGAGAATTATGGTGTTTTCTTATTAACAGGTTTTCTTGGAGCATTAATATCTTTAGCCGGGGTTATTCTATGCGGAATAGGAATTATTCTGACAGCACCGTTCATGATGGTTGTCATGTATTCAACCTATTGTGCTTTTCTGGGAAAACCAAGACAAATAATGTACAACAAATAA
- a CDS encoding aminotransferase class IV, which translates to MSQFIESIKVEDQEIYLLELHQKRVNQTFSHFGKEDSIDLAKIYKNLDHDEDGLFKLRIAYDLDKRIRTQMIPYAIPEIQDFQLVENNSYDYSFKFEDRKELDKMKMKSKAEEIIIVRNNHITDTSFSNLLFLKGKDWFTPTTYLLNGVQRQYLLKHKKIKEAEITLQNIKQFSHFQIINALNDFDDMFIYPIDRIMNLPGNEEYLDL; encoded by the coding sequence ATGTCCCAATTCATTGAAAGCATTAAAGTAGAGGATCAGGAGATTTATCTATTGGAACTACATCAGAAACGTGTCAATCAAACATTTTCCCACTTCGGGAAAGAAGATTCGATTGATCTGGCTAAAATTTATAAAAATCTCGACCATGATGAAGACGGGCTTTTCAAACTAAGAATTGCTTATGACCTGGATAAAAGAATCAGAACTCAGATGATTCCTTACGCTATTCCTGAAATACAGGATTTCCAGCTTGTAGAAAACAACAGCTACGACTATTCATTTAAATTTGAGGACCGTAAGGAGCTTGACAAAATGAAAATGAAATCTAAAGCAGAAGAAATCATCATTGTCAGAAATAATCATATTACAGACACTTCTTTTTCCAATCTTTTATTTTTAAAAGGGAAAGACTGGTTTACCCCTACAACCTATCTTCTTAATGGAGTACAAAGACAATATCTTTTAAAACATAAAAAAATAAAAGAGGCTGAAATTACCTTACAGAATATAAAGCAATTCAGCCACTTTCAAATTATCAATGCCTTAAATGACTTTGATGATATGTTTATCTATCCGATTGACAGAATTATGAATTTGCCTGGAAATGAAGAGTATCTGGATCTTTAA
- the menD gene encoding 2-succinyl-5-enolpyruvyl-6-hydroxy-3-cyclohexene-1-carboxylic-acid synthase codes for MKKYSSKRSIQILAHLLQQYGIADVVISPGSRNAPLAIHFSEVDSFNCFSIVDERSAAFVAMGMAKSEKKPVAVTCTSGSAVVNYYPAITEAFYQNIPLLVLTADRPTDFVDIFDGQTIRQKDVFHQHSYGDFQLLEDTKEHAEEINFDTIKKAIELCFEKQGPVHINIPLEEPLYELVSELPTFPTVEKTIRHKEYEIPSNLIADWHTSQRIMILVGTRDYSPELENQLTQLVKNHSVIVLSEANSNLYHEKFFRHIDRYIFNFTEEDYKTYAPDLLITVGQNVVSKKVKQFLRNARPKQHWHLDEIWQPDTYYSLTEKIEVKPEVFFSKLSKYINLEPRPYYNLWDVLRDKKDAKHQQFLNTVEFSDFYFFNKAAQTVPENYNIHFANSSAIRYAQLFDFGKRRMYCNRGTSGIDGSTSTAMGFAIKNANPTLLITGDLSFFYDINGLWNQYIPPFVRIMIFNNGEGNIFKIIPGPGNANPNTLDEFIATKHKKNAEHLAKHFGFSYIKVEDELTLDRVLENFFKPDAQPKILEVNTYGKNSADVQKAYFNFMKEN; via the coding sequence ATGAAAAAATATTCTTCCAAGAGAAGTATCCAAATACTTGCACATCTTCTTCAACAGTACGGAATTGCAGACGTGGTAATCTCCCCGGGATCAAGAAATGCTCCTTTGGCGATTCACTTTTCTGAAGTAGATAGTTTTAATTGTTTCAGCATTGTGGATGAGAGAAGTGCCGCTTTTGTGGCCATGGGAATGGCGAAAAGTGAGAAGAAGCCTGTGGCTGTTACCTGCACAAGCGGATCTGCTGTGGTTAATTACTATCCTGCCATTACGGAAGCTTTTTATCAGAATATTCCGCTTTTGGTGCTTACGGCAGACAGACCTACGGACTTTGTTGATATTTTTGATGGGCAAACCATCAGACAGAAGGATGTTTTTCATCAACACTCTTATGGTGACTTTCAGCTGTTGGAAGACACCAAAGAGCACGCAGAAGAAATTAATTTTGACACGATAAAAAAAGCAATCGAGCTTTGTTTTGAAAAACAAGGGCCGGTACATATCAATATACCTTTGGAAGAACCACTTTATGAACTGGTTTCTGAGCTTCCCACTTTTCCTACGGTTGAAAAAACCATCAGGCATAAAGAGTATGAAATTCCTTCCAATCTGATTGCTGACTGGCATACTTCCCAGAGAATTATGATCCTGGTCGGAACAAGAGATTACAGTCCTGAGTTAGAAAATCAACTTACACAATTGGTTAAAAACCATTCTGTCATTGTGTTGAGTGAAGCAAACTCCAATCTGTATCATGAGAAATTCTTCCGACATATAGACCGTTATATTTTCAATTTCACGGAAGAAGATTACAAGACATATGCTCCTGATTTATTAATTACAGTGGGACAAAACGTAGTTTCCAAAAAAGTAAAACAATTCCTGAGAAATGCGCGTCCGAAGCAGCACTGGCATCTGGATGAAATCTGGCAGCCAGATACTTATTATTCCCTGACAGAGAAAATAGAGGTGAAACCTGAAGTTTTCTTTTCTAAATTATCGAAATACATTAATTTAGAACCGAGACCTTACTACAACCTTTGGGATGTTTTAAGGGATAAGAAGGATGCAAAGCACCAGCAGTTTTTAAATACAGTTGAGTTTTCGGACTTCTATTTCTTTAATAAAGCGGCACAGACCGTTCCTGAAAACTATAATATTCACTTTGCCAATTCTTCAGCGATCCGGTATGCACAGCTGTTTGATTTTGGCAAGAGAAGAATGTATTGTAACCGGGGAACTAGTGGAATTGATGGTTCCACTTCTACAGCCATGGGATTTGCTATCAAGAATGCTAATCCTACCTTGTTGATCACCGGAGATTTAAGTTTCTTTTATGATATCAATGGTCTTTGGAATCAATATATTCCCCCGTTTGTAAGGATTATGATCTTTAATAATGGTGAAGGGAATATTTTTAAAATCATTCCGGGGCCAGGAAACGCTAATCCGAACACACTGGACGAATTTATTGCTACTAAACATAAAAAAAATGCTGAGCATCTGGCCAAGCATTTCGGTTTTTCTTATATCAAAGTTGAGGATGAGCTTACATTAGACAGGGTGTTGGAGAATTTCTTCAAGCCTGATGCACAGCCAAAAATCCTGGAAGTAAATACCTATGGAAAAAATAGTGCAGATGTGCAAAAAGCATATTTTAACTTTATGAAAGAGAATTAA